The Oncorhynchus nerka isolate Pitt River linkage group LG9a, Oner_Uvic_2.0, whole genome shotgun sequence genome has a segment encoding these proteins:
- the LOC115134526 gene encoding uncharacterized protein C11orf96 homolog, whose amino-acid sequence MAAVRQMPMEEFPQQLPVPKGHARGKSRPRRAREARFKTQPVTFAEITEVEEEGASPLEEERARRSFLQSLENLRRSTQALYCPTTGRRTPTATATQQSLDSSDSDSAH is encoded by the coding sequence ATGGCTGCTGTCCGTCAGATGCCCATGGAGGAGTTCCCCCAGCAGCTCCCCGTCCCCAAGGGGCACGCCCGTGGCAAGAGCCGCCCCCGCCGGGCCCGCGAGGCCCGCTTCAAGACCCAGCCCGTCACCTTCGCCGAGATCAccgaggtggaggaggagggcgcCTCGCCCCTGGAAGAGGAGAGGGCACGCCGGTCTTTCCTGCAGTCCCTGGAGAACCTTCGCCGGAGCACGCAGGCGCTCTACTGTCCGACGACTGGTCGACGCACGCCCACGGCCACGGCCACACAGCAAAGCCTGGACTCTAGTGACTCTGACTCTGCCCATTGA